A section of the bacterium SCSIO 12696 genome encodes:
- a CDS encoding serine/threonine protein kinase: protein MTDRDSNNNAHPYDALTPDRVIDAVEQQGYFSDARILPLNSYENRVYQVGIEDGEHLIAKFYRPQRWSREQILEEHQFTHELAHLEIPVVPPLADSDGKTLHNDGDFDFALFQRRGGRAPELDNLDNLEILGRYLGRIHAAGKAQPFQHRPAVDVQSYAIDSYQFLKSHQCLPMALETAYCTLVEDLLPQLEALFSRCDFQTIRLHGDCHPGNILWRDDLPHFVDFDDCRSGPAIQDLWMLLSGGRRQQTEQLDAILEGYEQFCDFDPAELALIEGLRTLRIMHYAAWLARRWDDPAFPRAFPWFNSERYWGEHILELREQLAALQEPPLSLQP from the coding sequence ATGACTGATCGCGACTCAAACAACAATGCTCATCCATACGATGCCCTGACGCCAGATCGAGTGATCGATGCAGTGGAGCAACAGGGTTATTTCAGTGATGCCCGCATACTGCCATTAAACAGTTACGAGAACCGGGTTTATCAGGTAGGTATCGAAGATGGTGAGCATCTGATCGCCAAGTTCTATCGGCCCCAGCGCTGGAGCAGAGAACAGATTCTTGAAGAGCACCAGTTTACCCACGAGCTGGCGCATTTGGAGATTCCGGTGGTGCCGCCACTGGCAGACAGTGATGGCAAAACCCTGCACAACGACGGCGACTTTGACTTCGCCCTGTTCCAGCGGCGCGGCGGCCGTGCCCCGGAACTGGATAACCTCGACAATCTGGAAATCCTCGGCCGTTACCTGGGGCGTATCCACGCTGCAGGCAAGGCCCAGCCATTTCAGCACCGGCCTGCGGTTGATGTGCAGAGCTACGCCATCGACAGCTACCAGTTTTTAAAAAGCCATCAGTGCCTGCCCATGGCGCTGGAAACCGCCTACTGCACACTGGTGGAAGATTTACTGCCCCAACTGGAAGCCTTGTTCAGCCGTTGCGATTTTCAAACCATCCGCCTGCATGGAGATTGCCACCCGGGTAATATTTTGTGGCGCGACGATCTGCCGCATTTTGTGGATTTTGACGATTGCCGCAGCGGCCCGGCAATCCAGGATTTGTGGATGCTGCTGTCCGGCGGCCGCCGTCAGCAGACAGAACAGCTGGATGCGATTCTGGAAGGCTATGAGCAGTTTTGCGATTTCGATCCGGCGGAATTGGCGTTGATCGAAGGGCTGCGTACCCTGCGTATCATGCACTACGCCGCCTGGTTGGCGCGCCGCTGGGATGACCCGGCGTTTCCGCGGGCATTCCCCTGGTTCAACAGCGAACGTTACTGGGGGGAACACATCCTGGAATTGCGCGAGCAGCTGGCGGCGCTGCAGGAGCCGCCCTTGAGCTTGCAACCTTGA
- the gcvT gene encoding glycine cleavage system aminomethyltransferase GcvT, with translation MGNRTELFQTHSELGGKIVDFGGWDMPLNYGSQIEEHHAVRQKAGMFDVSHMTVIDVAGSDARAYLRKLVTHDVAKLDGQPGKALYSGMLNEQGGVIDDLIIYHNSATDYRVVVNCATREKDLDWMTEQANGFEVTLSERPEFAMIAIQGPQAIELTKSVVCDDAVAAIDELKPFVARQVGSWYIARTGYSGEDGLEIMLPGEKAADFWQRLHNAGVEPCGLAARDTLRLEAGMNLYGNDMTDEVSPLEANMAWTVTWEPQDRDFIGRAALTQQKADGVKNKLVGLVFEGRGVLRAGMRVEVEGSDDDGIITSGAFSPTLGTAIAFARVPKTVGDQVQVELRGKLAPARVIKPCFVRNGAKAFD, from the coding sequence ATGGGTAACCGCACTGAGTTGTTCCAGACTCACAGCGAGCTGGGCGGCAAAATTGTCGATTTTGGCGGCTGGGATATGCCGCTTAATTACGGTTCGCAAATTGAAGAGCATCACGCGGTACGCCAGAAGGCGGGGATGTTCGACGTCAGCCACATGACGGTGATTGACGTCGCCGGCTCAGACGCTCGCGCCTACTTGCGCAAACTGGTCACCCACGACGTCGCCAAACTCGACGGCCAGCCCGGCAAGGCACTGTACAGCGGAATGCTCAATGAACAGGGCGGGGTGATTGACGACCTGATCATCTACCACAACAGCGCCACGGATTACCGCGTGGTGGTGAACTGCGCCACCCGTGAAAAAGACCTGGACTGGATGACTGAGCAAGCAAATGGCTTTGAGGTCACCCTGAGTGAACGCCCGGAATTTGCCATGATCGCCATTCAGGGGCCGCAGGCCATCGAGCTGACCAAATCCGTTGTTTGCGACGATGCGGTGGCTGCCATCGACGAGCTCAAGCCTTTTGTGGCTAGACAAGTGGGCAGTTGGTACATCGCCCGTACCGGTTACTCCGGAGAAGATGGCCTGGAAATTATGTTGCCTGGCGAAAAAGCCGCCGATTTTTGGCAGCGACTGCACAACGCCGGTGTTGAACCCTGCGGCCTCGCAGCTCGAGATACCTTGCGTCTGGAAGCGGGCATGAATCTGTATGGCAACGACATGACCGACGAGGTATCACCCCTGGAAGCCAATATGGCCTGGACGGTGACCTGGGAGCCACAAGACCGCGACTTTATTGGCCGCGCGGCATTAACCCAGCAAAAAGCCGACGGCGTTAAGAACAAATTGGTAGGCCTGGTGTTTGAAGGCCGCGGAGTATTGCGCGCCGGAATGCGCGTAGAGGTTGAAGGCAGCGATGACGACGGTATTATTACCAGCGGTGCTTTTTCACCCACCCTGGGTACCGCCATCGCCTTTGCCAGGGTACCGAAAACCGTTGGTGACCAAGTTCAGGTGGAATTGCGGGGCAAGCTGGCCCCCGCCCGAGTCATCAAACCCTGCTTTGTGCGCAATGGCGCCAAGGCATTTGACTAA
- the gcvH gene encoding glycine cleavage system protein GcvH yields MSEVISGLKYIASHEWIRDEGDGTVTVGITDHAQEALGDIVFVELPEVGAELSAGDDAGVVESVKAASDIYSPVSGEVVAINDDLEDAPETANSSPYGDGWFFQIKLSDASELESLLDADAYQEVCDNE; encoded by the coding sequence ATGAGCGAAGTAATCAGCGGCCTGAAGTACATAGCCTCCCACGAGTGGATTCGCGATGAAGGCGACGGCACCGTAACCGTAGGCATTACCGACCATGCCCAGGAAGCCCTGGGCGATATTGTGTTTGTGGAACTGCCCGAAGTGGGTGCTGAGCTGTCTGCTGGTGACGACGCCGGTGTGGTGGAATCCGTAAAAGCGGCCTCTGACATCTACAGCCCGGTATCCGGTGAAGTGGTGGCCATCAATGACGACCTGGAAGACGCCCCGGAAACCGCCAACAGCTCACCCTACGGCGACGGCTGGTTTTTCCAAATCAAACTGAGCGATGCCTCTGAGTTGGAATCCCTGCTGGATGCGGATGCGTACCAGGAAGTATGCGACAACGAGTAA
- a CDS encoding class I SAM-dependent rRNA methyltransferase gives MTELKLRLKPGKERRLRGGHPWVYSNEVDVAATPLKGMAAGAVAVVEDSRGNPLGVAGVSPNSLICARLYSRDPNQKLDTNFLHQRLQAALAQREQAYPGGCYRLCYGDADGLPGLVVDRFGDYLAVQLATTTMDQMQDQVVKTLVELIDPKGILLRNMGPFRQQEGLPESVEVAFGDVPETVEITENNTRFMVPLLAGQKTGWFYDHRENRALLQRLCPGKSVLDVFSYAGGWGVEALTAGAGSACCVDASEEALNAAAASAELNGVASQFSGRQGKAAEVLKAMAAEKQQFDIVVLDPPAFIKRRKDIRQGEKAYHQINQLAIKVLAPGGLLVSASCSMHLSEAMLMDVVRQAGSRSGRQLQVIASGGAGLDHPLHPAIPETRYLKAIFAKEVIDAQQ, from the coding sequence ATGACCGAATTGAAACTGCGCCTTAAACCCGGCAAAGAACGCCGACTTCGCGGCGGCCACCCCTGGGTATACAGCAACGAAGTGGATGTGGCGGCAACACCGCTGAAAGGAATGGCTGCAGGCGCTGTGGCAGTGGTTGAAGATAGCCGCGGCAACCCCTTGGGTGTCGCAGGGGTCAGCCCCAACAGCCTGATTTGTGCGCGCTTATACAGCCGCGACCCGAACCAGAAACTCGATACCAACTTTTTACACCAGCGCCTGCAAGCGGCTCTGGCGCAAAGGGAGCAAGCTTACCCCGGCGGTTGTTACCGGCTCTGTTATGGCGATGCCGACGGCCTGCCCGGCTTGGTGGTGGACCGCTTTGGTGATTATCTGGCGGTGCAGCTGGCCACGACCACCATGGATCAGATGCAAGACCAGGTGGTTAAAACACTGGTCGAGCTGATCGACCCTAAGGGCATTCTGCTGCGCAATATGGGGCCGTTCCGCCAGCAGGAAGGCTTGCCGGAATCTGTGGAAGTGGCTTTTGGCGATGTGCCAGAAACCGTGGAAATTACGGAGAACAACACTCGCTTTATGGTGCCACTGCTGGCGGGCCAAAAAACCGGTTGGTTTTACGACCACCGGGAGAACCGCGCCCTGCTGCAGCGGTTGTGCCCCGGCAAAAGTGTGTTGGATGTATTCAGTTACGCCGGTGGCTGGGGCGTGGAAGCACTGACGGCTGGCGCTGGTTCGGCCTGTTGTGTGGATGCTTCCGAAGAAGCCCTTAATGCCGCTGCCGCCAGTGCTGAACTCAACGGCGTGGCCAGTCAATTCAGCGGGCGCCAGGGAAAGGCCGCTGAAGTGCTAAAAGCCATGGCTGCAGAAAAGCAGCAATTCGATATTGTGGTGCTCGACCCACCGGCCTTTATAAAACGCCGCAAGGATATTCGCCAGGGTGAGAAGGCTTACCACCAAATCAACCAACTGGCGATTAAGGTGCTGGCGCCCGGTGGTTTGTTGGTGTCTGCTTCCTGCTCCATGCATTTGTCGGAGGCAATGCTAATGGATGTGGTGCGTCAGGCGGGCTCTCGCAGTGGCCGTCAGTTGCAGGTAATCGCCAGCGGTGGTGCTGGCCTGGATCACCCGCTGCATCCTGCGATTCCGGAAACCCGGTATCTAAAAGCCATCTTTGCCAAGGAGGTGATCGATGCCCAGCAATGA
- a CDS encoding DUF1653 domain-containing protein encodes MPSNDLQPGLYRHYKGNNYEVVGVARHSETEELLVVYRPCYGDRSLWVRPLTMFVETVTIDGNAVPRFQHLGQVEE; translated from the coding sequence ATGCCCAGCAATGATTTGCAGCCTGGTCTCTACCGACACTATAAGGGCAACAACTACGAAGTGGTTGGCGTGGCCAGGCATTCGGAAACCGAAGAGTTGTTGGTTGTCTACCGACCCTGCTACGGTGACCGAAGCCTGTGGGTGCGGCCGCTGACCATGTTTGTAGAAACGGTGACTATTGATGGCAACGCCGTACCGCGTTTCCAGCACCTTGGCCAGGTTGAGGAATAA
- a CDS encoding PhoH family protein produces the protein MPVAEHSVHNSNSDNTAHPSSEQPTIYILDTNVLIHDPTALLNFEEHHVAIPMTVLEELDKLKSGRNTLAADCRQAIRGIDQILGGATSDEVESGVAIRRGEKSEPLGTLSILMSQAPDNVAVLPTHLNDNKIINDICLLKQQYPEKRVVLVTKDINMRLKARGCGIDSEDYHSDQLVSDIELINKGFVEFAGSFWDSIESVETEADAGYAYHRVPRCAHLQDVHPNQFVLDEQGFVGQVVGITDDSITLKQLDQQSLLEQEAWGLKPRDIYQAMALHLLMDPDIHLVNLVGSAGSGKTILALAAAIEQTVTTKTYRRIIATRSTQGLDEDIGFLPGTEEEKMEPWLGAITDNLEALHYDDEDCSGSVDYVLNKVPLMFKSLNYIRGRSFQHSLILIDESQNLTPHQIKTIVTRAGKGSKVVCLGNLAQIDTPYLSATSSGLTYLTERFKGFEYGGNIQLQGVPRSLLAEYAEANL, from the coding sequence ATGCCGGTGGCCGAACACAGCGTTCACAATTCTAATAGCGATAACACCGCTCACCCTTCCAGCGAACAACCGACAATCTATATCCTGGACACCAACGTCCTGATTCACGACCCCACTGCCTTACTCAATTTTGAAGAACACCATGTCGCCATTCCAATGACCGTATTGGAAGAGTTGGACAAGCTAAAAAGTGGCCGCAACACCCTGGCTGCTGACTGCCGTCAGGCGATTCGTGGTATTGATCAAATACTGGGAGGCGCTACCTCTGACGAAGTGGAAAGTGGTGTCGCTATCCGCCGCGGGGAGAAAAGCGAGCCCCTGGGTACCCTTTCAATTCTGATGAGTCAGGCACCGGATAATGTCGCCGTATTACCCACTCATCTCAACGACAACAAAATCATCAACGATATTTGCCTGCTGAAACAGCAGTACCCGGAAAAGCGGGTGGTGCTAGTGACTAAAGACATCAATATGCGCCTCAAAGCTCGAGGCTGCGGCATCGATTCTGAGGATTATCACAGCGACCAATTGGTCAGCGATATCGAGCTGATCAACAAAGGCTTTGTGGAATTTGCCGGTAGTTTTTGGGACTCCATCGAATCGGTGGAGACTGAGGCAGACGCCGGGTATGCCTATCACCGAGTGCCACGCTGCGCTCACTTGCAAGATGTTCACCCCAACCAGTTTGTGCTCGATGAGCAGGGGTTTGTGGGGCAGGTGGTGGGAATCACCGATGACAGCATTACCCTTAAGCAACTGGATCAGCAGTCCCTGCTGGAGCAGGAGGCCTGGGGCCTGAAACCTCGCGATATCTACCAGGCCATGGCTTTGCATCTGTTGATGGATCCGGACATTCATCTGGTGAATCTGGTGGGTTCGGCGGGCTCTGGTAAAACTATTCTTGCCCTAGCAGCGGCCATTGAGCAAACGGTCACCACCAAAACCTACCGCCGTATTATCGCCACTCGCAGCACCCAGGGGTTGGATGAAGACATCGGTTTTTTGCCGGGCACGGAGGAGGAAAAAATGGAGCCCTGGCTGGGTGCCATTACCGATAATCTGGAAGCCTTGCACTACGACGATGAGGATTGCTCTGGCAGTGTCGACTACGTGCTCAATAAGGTGCCGTTAATGTTTAAGTCGTTGAACTACATTCGCGGTCGCAGCTTTCAGCACAGCCTGATTTTGATCGACGAGTCGCAAAACCTCACGCCTCATCAGATCAAAACCATCGTCACTCGCGCGGGTAAGGGTTCCAAAGTGGTTTGCCTGGGCAATCTGGCGCAGATCGACACCCCCTACTTGAGCGCCACCAGTTCCGGGCTCACTTATCTCACAGAGCGCTTTAAAGGCTTTGAATACGGCGGCAATATTCAGCTGCAGGGTGTGCCCCGCTCGCTGCTGGCGGAGTACGCGGAAGCCAATCTTTAA
- the rppH gene encoding RNA pyrophosphohydrolase, which produces MIDKEGFRPNVGIVIANDFGQLLWAKRIGQNAWQFPQGGVDRGESPEQALYRELYEEVGLRKKDVKLLASTRHWLRYRLPKKYVRQNAKPLCIGQKQKWFLLKLVGDESDICFECGHKAEFDGWQWVNYWYPVDKVVDFKRDVYRRALRELAPAQIELERGQLRNQRA; this is translated from the coding sequence GTGATTGATAAAGAGGGCTTTCGCCCCAACGTAGGCATTGTTATTGCCAATGATTTCGGCCAGTTACTGTGGGCCAAACGCATTGGCCAGAATGCCTGGCAGTTCCCTCAGGGTGGGGTGGATCGGGGTGAGTCCCCCGAGCAAGCGCTCTACCGTGAGCTGTATGAGGAGGTGGGGCTGCGTAAAAAAGACGTCAAGTTGTTGGCGTCCACCCGCCACTGGCTGCGTTATCGCCTGCCGAAAAAATACGTGCGCCAAAACGCCAAACCCCTGTGTATCGGCCAGAAGCAAAAGTGGTTTTTACTCAAGTTGGTAGGGGATGAAAGCGACATTTGCTTTGAGTGTGGTCACAAAGCCGAGTTTGATGGCTGGCAGTGGGTAAATTACTGGTACCCGGTGGACAAAGTAGTGGATTTTAAACGGGATGTTTATCGCCGTGCGCTGCGTGAGTTGGCGCCTGCACAAATTGAATTGGAACGTGGCCAATTGAGGAATCAGCGTGCTTGA
- the ptsP gene encoding phosphoenolpyruvate--protein phosphotransferase, with translation MLESLRSIVQEVNAAGSMAEVLTIAAQRVKEEMKVGGCSVFLCQQGGYVLRATDGFYQQAVGKVYIADGEGLIGLVATKEEPINLENASRHPRYTYFPETGEERFAAFLGAPIIHHRKVLGVVCVQEEESRRFDEGEEAFLVTICAQLAATIAHAEATGELKQQLSSPGANPPQVPSEVVLNGIPSAPGIAIGVAVLVAAPADLRAVSRRYIEDVDGELVRFKEAIRRTKEDLHNLDANMVGKLSNSERALFGVYISMLDDHSLSDEVVAMIRDQKLAAQSAWAAVIREHVRNFESMDDAYLRERASDVRDLGRRVLAHIQQSQPRQIEYPENTILIGEELAAPMLADVPHDKLVGMISVRGSRNSHMAILGRALGVPTVMGAVDLPLLEVDGCELIVDGHQGRVIAHFTPALRVSYEQQRYEEQLLAANLEQLRDQPCVTCDDQRVGLWVNTGLRIDTMLSLDRGAEGVGLYRTEVPFLMHERFPSEEEQRKIYREQLEIFAPRPVTMRTLDVGGDKALPYFPIEEANPFLGWRGIRVTLDHPEIFLGQIRAMMKASEGLDNLRIMLPMISNIPELEAAMDLIYRAFDELTKEEGYSLVMPQIGAMVEVPAAVYQIREIARRVDFLSVGTNDLTQYLLAVDRNNSRVADLYHAFHPALLNALQTIVDGALRENRPVSVCGEFAGDPLGAVLLVGMGYEVLSMSSSNLLRVKAILRQVSSREARKLAESAQAMPDAFAVVELLQSKLARPGMKELLRAVNTK, from the coding sequence GTGCTTGAATCCTTGCGCAGTATTGTTCAGGAGGTTAATGCTGCCGGTAGTATGGCAGAGGTACTGACTATTGCTGCTCAACGTGTCAAAGAGGAAATGAAGGTTGGCGGCTGCTCGGTTTTTTTGTGCCAACAGGGCGGTTACGTGCTGCGTGCTACCGATGGTTTCTACCAACAGGCAGTTGGCAAGGTTTATATTGCCGATGGCGAGGGCCTGATCGGTCTGGTGGCCACCAAAGAAGAGCCCATCAACCTGGAAAATGCCAGCCGACATCCCAGATATACCTATTTCCCCGAAACCGGTGAGGAACGCTTTGCCGCCTTTTTAGGGGCCCCAATTATTCATCATCGCAAAGTGTTGGGTGTGGTTTGTGTCCAGGAAGAGGAGTCCCGCCGTTTTGACGAAGGCGAGGAAGCTTTTCTGGTTACTATTTGCGCTCAACTGGCGGCCACCATTGCTCATGCTGAGGCCACTGGCGAGCTCAAACAACAATTGAGTTCCCCCGGTGCAAACCCACCACAAGTGCCCTCCGAGGTTGTGCTTAACGGTATTCCCAGTGCCCCTGGCATTGCTATTGGCGTTGCGGTATTGGTGGCGGCCCCGGCGGATTTGCGGGCGGTATCCCGCCGTTACATAGAGGATGTGGACGGGGAATTGGTGCGCTTTAAGGAGGCGATTCGTCGTACCAAGGAGGACCTGCACAACCTGGACGCGAATATGGTTGGCAAGCTCAGCAACAGCGAGCGAGCTTTGTTTGGGGTCTATATCAGTATGCTCGATGATCACAGCCTCAGTGACGAGGTTGTCGCCATGATTCGCGACCAGAAGCTGGCTGCTCAAAGTGCCTGGGCTGCTGTGATTCGCGAACACGTGCGCAACTTTGAGAGCATGGATGATGCCTATCTCCGCGAGCGTGCATCCGATGTGCGCGACCTGGGTCGGCGAGTGTTGGCACACATTCAGCAGAGCCAGCCCAGGCAAATCGAATACCCGGAGAATACCATTCTGATCGGTGAAGAGTTGGCAGCGCCGATGTTGGCGGATGTGCCTCACGACAAACTGGTGGGGATGATTTCGGTGCGCGGTTCACGCAACTCTCACATGGCGATTTTGGGCCGTGCACTGGGTGTGCCCACGGTGATGGGGGCGGTGGATTTGCCGCTGTTGGAGGTGGATGGTTGTGAGCTGATTGTCGATGGTCATCAAGGCAGGGTGATCGCCCACTTTACCCCGGCGCTGCGGGTTAGCTACGAACAACAACGCTATGAAGAGCAATTGTTGGCGGCTAACCTGGAGCAGCTGCGTGATCAGCCCTGTGTTACTTGTGATGATCAACGGGTGGGCCTTTGGGTGAACACGGGCCTGCGCATCGATACCATGTTATCTCTGGATCGCGGCGCAGAGGGCGTTGGCCTGTACCGCACCGAAGTGCCGTTCTTGATGCATGAACGCTTTCCTTCAGAAGAAGAGCAGCGAAAAATTTACCGGGAACAGCTGGAAATATTTGCGCCGCGCCCGGTGACCATGCGTACCCTGGATGTGGGCGGTGACAAAGCGCTGCCTTATTTTCCCATCGAAGAGGCCAATCCGTTTCTGGGGTGGCGGGGGATTCGCGTTACTCTTGATCATCCGGAGATTTTTCTCGGTCAAATTCGCGCCATGATGAAGGCCTCGGAAGGGCTGGATAACCTGCGCATCATGCTGCCGATGATTTCCAATATTCCAGAGTTGGAAGCGGCCATGGATTTGATCTACCGCGCTTTTGATGAGCTCACCAAGGAAGAGGGTTATAGCCTGGTGATGCCACAAATTGGGGCCATGGTGGAAGTGCCCGCTGCGGTGTATCAAATTCGCGAAATTGCCCGTCGGGTGGATTTTTTATCGGTAGGCACCAATGATCTCACCCAATACCTACTGGCAGTGGATCGCAACAACAGCCGGGTAGCCGATCTGTATCACGCCTTTCACCCGGCGTTGCTCAATGCACTGCAAACCATCGTTGATGGTGCACTGCGGGAAAATCGCCCGGTGAGTGTCTGCGGTGAATTTGCCGGCGACCCTCTTGGGGCGGTGCTGCTGGTTGGAATGGGCTATGAGGTATTGTCGATGAGCTCATCCAATTTGCTTCGAGTGAAAGCCATTCTGCGCCAGGTCAGTAGTCGGGAAGCTCGCAAACTGGCGGAATCTGCACAAGCCATGCCCGATGCGTTTGCAGTGGTTGAGCTCTTGCAGAGTAAGCTCGCCAGGCCGGGTATGAAAGAATTGCTGAGAGCCGTTAACACCAAGTAA
- a CDS encoding prolipoprotein diacylglyceryl transferase yields the protein MTYPNIDPVALDLGFVQIHWYGVMYLLAFASAWLLARHRSRQSWAVVQPKDVEDLIVYIAFGVIVGGRLGSAIFYNFGHWLDDPLWIFRIWEGGMAFHGGLIGVLVALWRFSCRIKKPFVPVAEFIVPMVPLGLAFGRLGNFIGGELWGRPTDGWWGMVFPKADSQPRHPSQLYEMFLEGIVLFIILFWVSRKPRPAGLVGGLFLFLYGLFRYLVEFVREPDSGIPLLFDWMTRGQQLCLPMMAAGIALLIWAWRQKSAPQPQAAQPAEATKPKKRAKKKRRK from the coding sequence ATGACTTACCCCAATATTGACCCCGTCGCCCTGGACTTGGGGTTCGTCCAAATACACTGGTACGGTGTGATGTACCTGCTGGCATTTGCCAGCGCCTGGTTGTTGGCCCGCCACCGCAGTCGCCAGTCCTGGGCGGTGGTGCAACCGAAGGATGTGGAAGATCTGATTGTTTACATCGCCTTTGGTGTGATTGTGGGTGGCCGTTTGGGCTCCGCCATCTTTTACAACTTTGGCCATTGGTTGGACGACCCGCTGTGGATATTCCGCATCTGGGAAGGGGGGATGGCCTTCCACGGTGGCTTGATCGGGGTACTGGTTGCTCTCTGGCGCTTTAGCTGCCGTATTAAAAAACCGTTTGTGCCGGTGGCGGAATTTATTGTGCCCATGGTGCCATTGGGGTTGGCGTTTGGCCGCCTGGGGAATTTTATCGGTGGCGAACTCTGGGGGCGGCCCACGGATGGTTGGTGGGGCATGGTGTTTCCCAAGGCCGACAGTCAGCCACGCCACCCCTCGCAGTTGTACGAAATGTTCCTTGAAGGCATTGTGCTGTTTATTATCCTGTTCTGGGTGAGCCGCAAACCACGGCCAGCGGGTTTGGTGGGTGGCTTGTTCCTGTTTTTATATGGCCTGTTCCGTTATCTGGTGGAGTTTGTGCGCGAGCCTGACAGCGGCATACCGCTGTTGTTTGACTGGATGACCCGCGGTCAACAACTCTGCTTGCCGATGATGGCGGCAGGCATCGCGTTGCTGATTTGGGCCTGGCGTCAAAAGTCAGCACCGCAGCCGCAAGCTGCTCAGCCTGCAGAAGCGACCAAGCCAAAGAAACGCGCCAAGAAAAAGAGAAGAAAATGA
- a CDS encoding thymidylate synthase, protein MKAYLELLKDVLENGADKGDRTGTGTRSVFGRMVRYDLAEGFPLLTTKKLHIRSILHELLWFLKGDTNIKSLNDNGVTIWDEWATQEGELGPVYGHQWRFWPDGKGGHIDQIAELVEGLKANPNSRRHIFHAWNVAQLPDESKKPWENAAEGRMALPPCHLLYQFYVVDNKLSAMLYIRSNDLFLGNPYNTASLAFLTHMLAQQCGYEPGEIVISVADLHLYQNHLEQARTQLEREPRPLPKLVIHRVPESIFDYRFEDFEIVDYDPHPHISAPIAV, encoded by the coding sequence ATGAAAGCCTATCTCGAACTGCTAAAAGATGTTTTGGAAAACGGTGCCGATAAAGGGGACCGTACCGGCACGGGCACCCGCTCCGTGTTTGGTCGCATGGTGCGTTACGACCTGGCGGAAGGCTTTCCCCTGCTCACCACCAAAAAGTTGCATATTCGTTCTATCCTCCACGAACTGTTGTGGTTTTTAAAAGGTGACACCAACATCAAGAGCCTCAATGACAATGGTGTGACCATTTGGGATGAGTGGGCCACGCAGGAAGGGGAGTTGGGCCCGGTATACGGCCACCAGTGGCGCTTTTGGCCCGATGGTAAGGGCGGCCATATTGACCAGATTGCCGAGCTGGTGGAAGGGTTAAAAGCCAACCCCAACAGCCGTCGCCATATTTTCCACGCCTGGAATGTGGCGCAGTTGCCGGATGAATCAAAAAAGCCTTGGGAGAATGCTGCCGAAGGGCGTATGGCGTTGCCTCCCTGTCACTTGCTGTATCAGTTTTATGTGGTCGACAATAAATTGTCGGCGATGCTCTATATTCGTTCCAATGACTTGTTTTTGGGCAACCCCTACAATACCGCCAGCCTGGCATTTCTCACTCATATGTTGGCTCAGCAGTGCGGTTACGAGCCTGGCGAGATTGTTATTTCCGTGGCGGATCTGCATCTGTATCAGAATCACCTGGAGCAGGCTCGTACACAATTGGAAAGGGAGCCGCGACCCCTGCCCAAACTGGTGATTCATCGTGTGCCAGAGTCGATTTTCGATTACCGCTTTGAAGATTTTGAAATTGTCGATTACGACCCGCATCCCCATATCTCTGCCCCCATTGCTGTTTAA
- a CDS encoding dihydrofolate reductase, translated as MNICLIVAMARNGTIGRNNQLPWHLSGDLRYFKAVTMGKPVIMGRKTWESIGRPLPGRTNIVVTRQAGWCPEGENMAAVKVANSLDAALELAQQVAAADGVSELMVMGGGEIYRQALPLADRLYITEVDADVEGDAHFPALDTNAWQEVERTSGEPGGDYHYHFVVKDRART; from the coding sequence GTGAACATTTGCCTGATTGTCGCTATGGCTCGCAATGGCACCATTGGCCGCAACAACCAATTGCCCTGGCATCTTTCTGGTGACCTGCGTTATTTCAAGGCGGTTACCATGGGCAAGCCGGTGATTATGGGGCGCAAAACCTGGGAGTCCATTGGTCGTCCACTGCCTGGGCGCACCAATATTGTGGTGACCCGGCAAGCCGGGTGGTGCCCTGAAGGCGAGAATATGGCGGCTGTGAAAGTGGCTAACTCCCTGGATGCTGCCCTTGAGCTGGCCCAGCAGGTGGCTGCCGCTGACGGTGTGTCTGAGCTGATGGTCATGGGTGGCGGTGAAATTTACCGCCAGGCATTGCCGTTGGCGGACCGCCTCTATATCACTGAAGTGGACGCGGATGTGGAAGGGGATGCTCACTTTCCGGCTTTGGATACCAACGCGTGGCAAGAGGTGGAACGTACTTCCGGAGAGCCTGGAGGGGATTACCACTACCACTTTGTGGTGAAGGATCGGGCACGTACATAG